In Ignavibacteria bacterium, one DNA window encodes the following:
- a CDS encoding aminopeptidase: MDKKLLNSSKIALADCMGLKKDESLLIISDEVKKEIGTALFEVGKKLCKEAVYVEMKSREINGQEPPPPIAEMMKQFDVVICPTAKSLTHTNARREAVKLGVRVGTMPGISKQTMVRCLSADYDRIVKMTNLLTEILRDASEIRVTSKLGTDIIMPMKGRKVIPSTGVLKNKGDSGNLPSGEVYLAPWEDKSNGKVIIDGSMAGIGLLKKPIIIEVINGYAEKITGGTEAKKLVKMLDKAGRDARAVAEFGIGTNYKAKIIGQILEDEKVMGTIHIAFGNNVSMGGNITVSSHLDGLVKKPNVFVDGAAIMDQGKLLID; the protein is encoded by the coding sequence ATGGATAAGAAATTATTAAACTCTTCCAAAATTGCGCTTGCAGATTGCATGGGACTTAAGAAAGATGAATCTCTTCTTATAATTTCTGATGAAGTGAAGAAAGAAATTGGTACAGCACTTTTCGAAGTTGGAAAAAAATTATGCAAGGAAGCTGTATACGTTGAAATGAAATCCCGTGAAATAAATGGCCAAGAACCGCCACCACCGATTGCAGAAATGATGAAGCAGTTTGATGTTGTGATTTGTCCAACTGCAAAATCTCTCACCCATACAAATGCACGGCGCGAGGCAGTGAAACTTGGTGTGAGAGTGGGAACTATGCCGGGAATTTCAAAACAAACAATGGTCAGATGCCTAAGTGCTGATTATGATCGAATTGTAAAAATGACAAATCTGCTGACAGAGATTTTGAGAGATGCTTCAGAGATACGGGTTACAAGCAAACTTGGAACAGACATCATCATGCCGATGAAAGGGAGAAAAGTTATTCCAAGTACCGGTGTACTGAAGAATAAAGGAGATAGCGGCAATCTTCCTTCTGGAGAAGTATATCTCGCACCATGGGAAGATAAAAGTAATGGAAAGGTTATTATCGATGGATCGATGGCTGGAATCGGTTTATTGAAGAAGCCAATTATAATTGAAGTCATCAATGGTTATGCGGAAAAAATTACCGGCGGAACCGAAGCAAAGAAACTAGTGAAAATGCTGGATAAAGCTGGGCGTGATGCTCGTGCTGTAGCTGAGTTTGGCATTGGGACAAACTATAAAGCAAAGATAATTGGACAAATTCTTGAAGATGAAAAAGTAATGGGAACAATTCACATCGCTTTCGGAAATAATGTTTCGATGGGGGGTAATATCACTGTGTCAAGTCATCTTGACGGTTTAGTGAAAAAGCCGAATGTTTTTGTTGATGGTGCTGCAATTATGGACCAAGGGAAGCTGCTGATTGATTAG
- a CDS encoding major facilitator superfamily domain-containing protein 1 — protein sequence MELKTSPPAFYRWTVLVFISLAMFGNYYIYDSIAPIADLLKSQLSFSDENIGLLYTSYSIAAIVVLLIGGYLIDRFGTKLSTLVFGILCFVAAVITAVSSDFNVMIVGRLILGLGAEPLIVAVTTALAKWFKGKELSFAFGLNLTIARLGSFAADNSPTWASGSYFNWQDPLFLAIIISITCVIGAVGYFLLERTAEKKYILGEKGEVDKLDFKNMFKFNKSFWYIVALCITFYSAIFPFRSFAIKFFIEAHGTTREMGGFLNSVLPFSAMIATPLFGLLADKIGKRALLMTFGSIMLLPVYLMMAYTDITLYIPIAMMGIAFSLIPAVMWPSVAYIVKENRLGTAYALMTLIQQIGLAGMNWLIGSANDFAGASASNPDGYNLGLWIFSTLGFFGLFFAYMLRRTELGPQGHGLENKKMK from the coding sequence ATGGAACTAAAAACCTCACCTCCAGCATTTTATCGATGGACAGTACTTGTATTCATCAGTTTAGCAATGTTCGGCAATTATTATATTTATGACAGCATAGCACCGATTGCTGATTTACTAAAATCGCAATTAAGTTTTTCTGACGAGAATATCGGGCTTCTTTATACAAGCTACAGTATTGCTGCGATAGTCGTACTTTTAATAGGCGGTTATTTAATCGATAGATTTGGGACAAAACTTTCAACTCTTGTTTTTGGAATTCTCTGTTTCGTTGCTGCTGTGATTACTGCAGTTTCATCAGACTTTAATGTTATGATTGTTGGTAGACTGATTCTTGGATTAGGTGCCGAACCATTAATTGTTGCAGTTACAACTGCACTAGCAAAATGGTTCAAAGGCAAGGAATTGAGTTTTGCGTTTGGATTGAATTTAACGATTGCACGACTTGGTTCGTTTGCTGCTGATAATTCTCCGACTTGGGCGTCTGGTTCATATTTTAATTGGCAGGATCCTTTATTTCTTGCGATAATCATTTCGATCACTTGCGTTATTGGAGCGGTTGGATATTTCTTACTGGAACGGACTGCAGAAAAAAAATATATTCTTGGTGAGAAGGGTGAAGTCGATAAGCTCGATTTCAAAAACATGTTCAAGTTCAACAAATCGTTCTGGTACATTGTTGCACTTTGTATAACATTTTATTCTGCAATTTTTCCTTTCAGAAGTTTTGCAATTAAATTTTTCATTGAAGCACATGGAACAACTCGTGAGATGGGCGGCTTTTTGAATTCTGTTCTTCCATTTTCTGCAATGATAGCCACACCGCTTTTCGGATTGCTCGCTGATAAAATCGGAAAACGAGCTTTACTCATGACATTTGGTTCAATAATGCTTCTTCCAGTTTATTTGATGATGGCATATACTGATATCACGCTATACATTCCAATTGCGATGATGGGAATCGCTTTCTCACTCATTCCAGCAGTGATGTGGCCCTCTGTCGCATACATCGTTAAAGAAAATCGTTTGGGGACTGCTTATGCATTGATGACACTCATTCAGCAAATTGGTCTTGCAGGAATGAATTGGCTGATTGGTTCAGCAAATGATTTTGCTGGTGCGAGTGCTTCAAATCCTGATGGTTACAACCTTGGATTGTGGATCTTCTCAACGCTTGGATTCTTCGGATTGTTCTTTGCTTATATGTTGAGAAGAACTGAACTTGGTCCGCAAGGTCACGGACTTGAAAATAAAAAAATGAAATAA